One region of Hoeflea sp. 108 genomic DNA includes:
- a CDS encoding RidA family protein, with product MASLLFAVRRWWLSSLALGRPIKHRLSPAGLSKPSGEEATKDEQMLERINPDTRWSDAVVVGNLIFVAGHTAEKTRGQSVREQTEEVLQLLDETLAQAGVTKRNLAMVQIYLADMSNFDLMNEAWDRWVIPGEAPARATVESRLAYPDLGVEITAVASR from the coding sequence ATGGCCTCTCTGCTGTTTGCGGTTCGACGGTGGTGGTTATCGTCTCTTGCTCTCGGGCGGCCTATCAAACATAGGCTGTCGCCGGCGGGGCTCTCAAAGCCATCCGGCGAAGAAGCGACAAAGGATGAACAGATGCTAGAAAGAATAAACCCCGATACCAGGTGGAGCGACGCTGTCGTCGTTGGGAACCTGATTTTCGTCGCTGGCCACACTGCAGAGAAGACGCGAGGCCAGTCGGTTCGCGAACAGACGGAAGAGGTCCTTCAGTTACTCGATGAGACGCTGGCTCAGGCCGGGGTGACGAAGAGGAACCTCGCCATGGTGCAGATTTATCTGGCGGATATGTCGAACTTCGACCTGATGAACGAAGCTTGGGATCGATGGGTCATCCCCGGAGAAGCTCCGGCGAGGGCAACGGTCGAGTCCAGGCTCGCTTATCCTGATCTCGGCGTTGAAATCACTGCAGTCGCATCCCGGTAG
- a CDS encoding GGDEF domain-containing protein has product MIEYRTLDENIIGSTTEIFTCHGLDCSTFNQWHGMFRTEEIVRRFGKLSVPKQSCILVVAAILGADLLTLIFYGMFFSDRLLLDLLLTTLIVVVVAFPLAFFVMNQQARLTTMAEKLDRAARTDDLTGLSNRKTFFDQVRQTIQSSSGSAGCLLFIDADHFKSINDTYGHATGDVVLLELGAIMKSSVGGQDLVARLGGEEFAVFLVGADRSAALRTAEALRLKAHQVASCAGIGDHQVSVSIGISIHRTGLGLEDLLLEADKNLYAAKKNGRDRVMEAERVFPGPADVLSRLRH; this is encoded by the coding sequence TTGATTGAGTACCGCACGCTCGACGAAAACATCATCGGCAGCACCACCGAAATCTTTACCTGTCACGGACTAGACTGCAGCACCTTCAATCAGTGGCATGGCATGTTCCGAACCGAAGAAATCGTCAGGCGTTTTGGGAAGCTCAGCGTTCCAAAGCAGAGCTGCATCCTGGTCGTCGCGGCGATCCTGGGAGCCGACCTGCTCACCTTGATCTTCTACGGAATGTTCTTTTCCGATCGCCTCTTGCTCGACCTGTTGCTGACGACCCTGATCGTTGTCGTCGTCGCCTTCCCTCTGGCCTTCTTCGTGATGAACCAGCAGGCGAGGCTGACAACGATGGCGGAAAAGCTGGACCGGGCCGCGCGGACTGACGACCTGACCGGACTTTCCAATAGGAAGACTTTCTTCGACCAGGTACGGCAGACCATCCAGAGCAGCTCAGGCTCGGCCGGATGCCTCCTGTTCATCGACGCGGACCACTTCAAGTCGATCAACGATACATACGGTCACGCTACGGGGGACGTCGTCCTGTTGGAACTGGGCGCAATCATGAAGTCCAGCGTTGGCGGACAAGACCTGGTCGCGCGACTGGGCGGCGAGGAGTTCGCGGTCTTTCTGGTCGGAGCCGATCGTTCGGCAGCACTTCGGACCGCCGAAGCCCTACGGCTGAAAGCCCACCAGGTGGCAAGTTGCGCAGGCATTGGCGACCACCAGGTCAGCGTCAGCATCGGCATTTCCATCCACCGCACAGGCCTGGGCCTGGAGGATCTCCTTCTGGAGGCCGACAAGAACCTCTATGCCGCCAAGAAGAATGGCCGGGATCGTGTGATGGAAGCGGAGCGAGTGTTTCCTGGCCCGGCAGATGTTTTGTCCAGGCTAAGGCATTAG
- a CDS encoding MFS transporter gives MNFRIFLLALATFVTGTAENIIVGILPDISSGLGISRGLAGQLTSAFSVTFAVAAPAVLLLTNRFERRLVFLGAMGVFVAASLLAASSPGYAFLFAARIGMALASAAVCVVATMMATELAGPEMRGRAIGVIFMGISGSLVLGVPAGMFVSGHLGWRSVFLLLALLAALVLVLSWVVMSRTGISAGKAPGYRKHLSSWNLVAAQLVSVTMIGGHFTLFAYLAPYLLDIAGFAQGELFLAFLAFGISGVTGGHLGGRLADLFSPGKALVITTVAYLAALAAIPAALEQPVIQVVVLMVWGCISWMISPVVQGFLIAEDPEGSEAGIGLNFSAMHIGVGLGTALGGVAVDWDLLETLPWLGAGLAVLAVGLSVVATRSRIRPVCSMP, from the coding sequence TTGAACTTCCGGATTTTCCTGCTCGCCCTGGCGACTTTTGTCACGGGCACAGCCGAAAACATCATCGTTGGCATCCTGCCCGACATTTCATCCGGCCTCGGCATTTCCCGGGGTCTCGCTGGCCAACTGACGTCGGCGTTTTCGGTAACCTTCGCGGTTGCCGCGCCCGCCGTGCTGCTGCTCACCAACAGGTTCGAGCGCAGGCTGGTGTTTCTGGGCGCGATGGGCGTGTTCGTTGCCGCCAGCCTCCTGGCCGCGTCGAGCCCTGGTTACGCATTCCTGTTCGCCGCCAGGATCGGCATGGCACTGGCCAGCGCGGCCGTCTGCGTCGTCGCCACCATGATGGCGACCGAACTGGCCGGGCCCGAGATGCGCGGACGGGCAATCGGGGTGATCTTCATGGGCATCAGCGGCTCGCTCGTGCTCGGCGTGCCCGCAGGCATGTTCGTCAGCGGCCATCTTGGCTGGCGGTCAGTGTTCCTGCTGCTGGCGTTGCTCGCCGCGCTCGTCCTTGTCCTGAGCTGGGTCGTCATGTCCAGGACTGGCATCAGCGCCGGCAAGGCGCCCGGCTACCGCAAGCATCTTTCGTCATGGAATCTGGTCGCGGCCCAACTGGTCTCGGTCACCATGATCGGCGGACATTTCACGCTGTTTGCCTATTTGGCGCCGTATCTGCTTGATATCGCTGGTTTTGCCCAGGGCGAACTCTTCCTGGCCTTCCTCGCATTTGGCATATCCGGCGTGACCGGGGGGCATCTGGGTGGCCGGTTGGCTGACCTTTTTTCGCCAGGCAAGGCGCTCGTCATCACCACCGTCGCCTATCTCGCAGCCCTGGCCGCCATCCCGGCAGCCCTGGAGCAACCCGTGATCCAAGTTGTCGTCCTGATGGTCTGGGGATGCATCAGCTGGATGATTTCCCCAGTCGTCCAGGGCTTCCTCATCGCCGAAGACCCCGAGGGCAGCGAAGCGGGCATCGGCCTGAACTTCTCAGCCATGCATATCGGCGTCGGGCTTGGAACGGCACTGGGTGGTGTAGCGGTGGATTGGGACCTGCTGGAGACGCTCCCGTGGCTCGGGGCGGGACTTGCGGTTCTCGCGGTCGGACTCAGTGTGGTGGCGACGCGGAGCCGGATTCGTCCAGTCTGCTCGATGCCCTGA
- a CDS encoding C45 family peptidase: MSTETRLGFIDIAGAPHDVGAQLGRFGREIAHRHLLIGHAWASVMARRDDPRVASMRASVEACFPVHWAELQGLASGLDLPFDDVFLWNCRGDVWAFAPDGCTTVQIPGVEPVVAHNEDGDPGFRGHCALARIRPESGRAFTSFVYPASIPGHTFAVTEAGLVQAVNNIRSRGIGDGLPRMVLGRALLDCGTLDEAVHLVRTSERAGAFHMTLAQQGDRRLLSVEFTDKNCSVIAVDRPQCHANHLIHEDARNERQVITDSSLSRQQRGDALLDGASTTVDPLRVLQDKVIAPLPIYREQPDDPDHENTLATAVFRVGANSVDWTVHDHASDTPRFALKGTAAPAA; this comes from the coding sequence ATGTCCACTGAAACCAGGCTGGGCTTCATCGACATCGCCGGCGCGCCGCACGACGTGGGCGCCCAGCTCGGCCGTTTCGGCCGCGAGATCGCCCATCGCCATCTCCTCATCGGCCACGCCTGGGCTTCGGTCATGGCCCGCAGAGACGACCCGCGCGTTGCCTCCATGCGCGCGTCGGTCGAGGCGTGCTTCCCTGTCCATTGGGCGGAACTGCAAGGGCTCGCCAGCGGCCTCGACCTGCCCTTCGACGATGTCTTCCTGTGGAATTGCCGAGGAGACGTCTGGGCTTTCGCACCCGACGGCTGCACCACGGTACAGATCCCCGGCGTGGAACCTGTCGTTGCCCACAACGAAGACGGCGATCCGGGCTTTCGCGGTCACTGCGCGCTTGCCCGGATTCGCCCGGAAAGCGGCCGAGCCTTCACGAGCTTCGTCTATCCGGCCTCGATCCCCGGCCATACCTTCGCCGTCACCGAGGCTGGCCTCGTCCAGGCGGTCAACAATATCCGCTCGCGCGGGATCGGCGATGGCCTGCCGCGCATGGTTCTCGGCCGCGCCCTGCTCGATTGCGGCACGCTCGACGAGGCGGTCCACCTGGTCAGGACCAGCGAACGCGCTGGCGCCTTCCACATGACCCTCGCCCAGCAGGGCGATCGCCGCCTTCTCAGCGTCGAGTTCACTGACAAAAACTGCAGCGTCATTGCTGTTGATCGCCCCCAGTGCCATGCCAACCATCTCATCCACGAGGATGCCAGGAATGAACGGCAGGTCATCACCGACTCCTCCCTCTCACGTCAGCAGCGCGGCGACGCCCTTCTCGACGGAGCATCCACAACGGTCGATCCGCTCCGCGTCCTGCAGGACAAGGTCATCGCGCCGCTGCCGATCTATCGCGAGCAGCCCGACGACCCCGACCACGAGAACACGCTGGCGACCGCGGTCTTCCGCGTCGGAGCCAACTCCGTCGACTGGACGGTCCACGACCACGCAAGCGACACGCCGCGATTTGCATTGAAGGGGACAGCGGCACCGGCGGCGTAA
- the glnQ gene encoding glutamine ABC transporter ATP-binding protein GlnQ, which yields MSIVEFRNVTKTFGSVVVLREVDLNIDKGEVVVLIGPSGSGKSTLLRCINALEDINGGDLVVDNISVKAGRSQVRMIRQEAGMVFQQFNLFPQMTALENVAFGPRRVRGVGRAESLEQARALLAKVGLAERGHHYPSELSGGQQQRVAIARALAVKPKLMLFDEPTSALDPELRHEVLRVMQSLAEEGMTMIVVTHEMAFARQVGTRLIFMEDGKISVDGNPAALLANPENPRLREFLQHVH from the coding sequence ATGAGCATCGTCGAATTTCGAAACGTCACGAAAACCTTCGGTTCGGTCGTGGTATTGCGCGAAGTCGACCTCAACATCGACAAGGGCGAGGTGGTGGTGCTGATCGGCCCCTCCGGTTCCGGCAAGTCGACGTTGCTCCGCTGCATCAACGCGCTGGAGGACATCAATGGCGGCGATCTTGTCGTCGACAACATCAGCGTGAAGGCCGGCCGCTCGCAGGTGCGGATGATCCGCCAGGAAGCGGGCATGGTCTTCCAGCAGTTCAACCTCTTCCCGCAGATGACGGCGCTGGAAAATGTCGCCTTCGGCCCTCGCCGCGTCCGGGGCGTCGGCCGGGCCGAGTCGCTGGAACAGGCCAGGGCACTGCTCGCCAAAGTCGGCCTTGCGGAGCGCGGCCATCACTATCCGTCCGAGCTTTCGGGCGGACAGCAGCAGCGCGTGGCGATCGCCCGAGCTCTGGCCGTCAAACCCAAGCTGATGCTGTTCGACGAGCCGACCTCCGCGCTCGACCCGGAACTGCGCCACGAGGTGCTGCGCGTCATGCAGTCGCTGGCAGAGGAAGGCATGACGATGATCGTGGTGACGCATGAGATGGCTTTCGCCCGCCAGGTCGGAACGCGGCTGATCTTCATGGAAGATGGCAAGATCTCCGTAGACGGCAATCCCGCCGCCCTGCTCGCCAATCCTGAAAATCCCCGCCTGCGGGAGTTCTTGCAGCATGTCCACTGA